TAGCGGGGCGGAACCCATCTCCCTCCCGCGAAGTAGTTATCTGCAACCTGTGCAAGGAGATGGAGATGGGGATGAAGAAGGGGATCGCCCTGCTCGCGGGGCTCGTGCTGGCGGCCGGATGCACGCCAGCCGCGACGACCCCCGCGCCGGCGGGCTCAGCCACGACATCGATGCTGGAGAACACCGACTGGAGGCTGGTGGAGGTGGGCGGCCGGCCGGCGCTCGGCGCCACGAACGCGCCCACCCTGCGGCTGGACCCGGCGGAGCACCGCGCGGGAGGCAACACCGGTTGCAACCACTTCGGCGGCGGCTACGAGCTGAGCGGCCCGTCGCTGCGCTTCCGCGAGCTCGTCTCCACCCGGCGCGCCTG
The nucleotide sequence above comes from Longimicrobium sp.. Encoded proteins:
- a CDS encoding META domain-containing protein, giving the protein MGMKKGIALLAGLVLAAGCTPAATTPAPAGSATTSMLENTDWRLVEVGGRPALGATNAPTLRLDPAEHRAGGNTGCNHFGGGYELSGPSLRFRELVSTRRACTDPAMNEQEAAYVRALDETRSWRIDGSSLVLSGASGVVARFTTP